One part of the Vitis riparia cultivar Riparia Gloire de Montpellier isolate 1030 chromosome 15, EGFV_Vit.rip_1.0, whole genome shotgun sequence genome encodes these proteins:
- the LOC117932657 gene encoding transcription factor bHLH91-like, with protein sequence MYVYEENACFDGTKSVAEGEDEGFSQSVAPPPTNNSFEVSMEDASATMEIELHQQLAFDMDQQCYNSNNDGNDSNQVFSYEMQEMGFNHHHQQQEDPLLLQQHQAEMQNAHQNFSAAYPPTPDLLNLFHLPRCTPSSLLPNSSISFTNPDSSATAASGILYDPLFHLNLPPQPPVFRELFQSLPHGYNLPASRVGSLFGGGMDEREASGGGYGDGDDHGQFDNGVLKFTRDMACIGKGREGKGTKSFATEKQRREHLNDKYNALRSLVPNPTKSDRASVVGDAIEYIRELLRTVNELKLLVEKKRCGRERSKRHKTEDESTGDVKSSSSIKPEPDQSYNESLRSSWLQRKSKDTEVDVRIIDDEVTIKLVQRKKINCLLFVSKILDELQLDLHHVAGGHVGDYYSFLFNTKIYEGSSVYASAIANKLIEVVDRQYAAIPIPIPIPPTSSF encoded by the exons ATGTATGTGTACGAAGAGAATGCTTGTTTTGATGGCACAAAGTCAGTGGCAGAAGGAGAAGATGAGGGGTTTTCCCAAAGTGTTGCGCCACCACCCACCAACAACAGCTTTGAGGTTTCCATGGAGGATGCCTCGGCCACCATGGAAATTGAGCTCCACCAGCAGCTGGCCTTTGACATGGACCAACAATGCTATAACAGCAACAACGACGGCAATGATTCAAATCAGGTATTCTCATATGAGATGCAGGAGATGGGGttcaatcatcatcatcagcagCAAGAGGACCCATTGCTGTTGCAGCAGCATCAGGCTGAAATGCAGAATGCCCACCAGAATTTCAGTGCTGCATACCCTCCAACACCAGACCTTCTCAATCTATTCCACTTGCCCAGGTGCACGCCCTCATCTCTCCTCCCAAACTCATCCATCTCCTTCACAAACCCGGACAGCTCGGCCACGGCGGCATCTGGCATCTTGTACGATCCTTTGTTCCATTTGAACCTCCCCCCACAGCCTCCTGTGTTCAGGGAGCTGTTTCAGTCTCTCCCACATGGCTACAACTTGCCAGCCTCAAGGGTTGGGTCTTTGTTTGGCGGTGGAATGGATGAGAGAGAGGCAAGTGGAGGTGGGTACGGAGATGGGGATGATCATGGGCAGTTTGATAATGGGGTCCTCAAGTTCACAAGGGACATGGCCTGTATTGGTAAAGGCAGGGAGGGCAAAGGTACCAAATCCTTTGCTACTGAGAAGCAAAGAAGagaacacttgaatgataagtACAATGCTCTGAGGAGTTTGGTCCCAAACCCCACCAAG AGTGATAGAGCATCTGTGGTGGGAGATGCGATTGAGTACATCAGAGAGCTTCTGCGAACAGTGAATGAGCTGAAGCTGCTGGTGGAGAAAAAGAGATGTGGGAGAGAGAGGAGTAAGAGGCACAAGACAGAGGATGAGTCCACAGGCGATGTAAAGAGCAGCAGCAGCATTAAGCCAGAGCCTGACCAGTCCTACAATGAATCCCTCAGGAGCTCCTGGCTCCAGAGAAAATCCAAAGACACGGAGGTGGATGTTCGGATCATAGACGACGAAGTCACCATCAAACTTGTCCAGAGAAAGAAGATCAACTGCTTGCTCTTTGTGTCCAAGATCCTTGATGAGCTTCAACTGGACCTCCACCATGTTGCAGGCGGCCATGTTGGTGATTATTACAGCTTTCTCTTCAACACCAAG ATATATGAAGGCTCCTCAGTCTATGCCAGTGCAATAGCCAACAAACTCATCGAGGTGGTGGACAGACAGTATGCAgccattcccattcccattcccattccaCCCACTAGTAGCTTTTAG